The genomic DNA CTGCGGTTCACCGCCGTACTGGCCGCCTTGAGCGACCCGGTGCGGCTGGCCATCGTCGCCCGGCTCGCCGACGTCGAACCCGACGGCGAACTGGCGTGCACGACGTTCGCACTTCCAGTCAGCAAGTCCACCCAAAGCGGCCACTTCAAGGTCCTGCGGGAAGCCGGCGTGATCCACCAGAGAGATGAGGGAACCCGGCGGTTGAACCGGCTGCGCCGCGACGCCCTGGACGCTCGCTTCCCCGGCCTGCTCGACCTCGCCATCCCGCAAGGGCATGACGTGCTCGCCGGGTGGTGACCGCAGCCGCGTCGCAGACAATGCGCTGTCATCTGTGCCGTCCTTGGTCACGGCCTACGGCAGTCTCCTCCCGGAGATGCGTGAAACGGCCCCGTTATCTGCGGCAGGCAAGGAGGTCCCGTTGGGGACCGTCGTCGAACTCCGATCCGACCCGTTGGAGCTCAAAGCCAAGTCGAGGCACAAGAAGCCGGAGAACGTGAAGCGGTACTTCAAGCCTTTCCCGCAGGCGATGCGCGAGCTCGCCAGCCTGCTCGCCCCGGGGCCGACCGGTGCTGATCAGCGCGCCGCATCCCGTTTGGGGCCGGTGA from Streptosporangium sp. NBC_01756 includes the following:
- a CDS encoding ArsR/SmtB family transcription factor — protein: MASRTATELVHPDPAGLRFTAVLAALSDPVRLAIVARLADVEPDGELACTTFALPVSKSTQSGHFKVLREAGVIHQRDEGTRRLNRLRRDALDARFPGLLDLAIPQGHDVLAGW